CGAAAATCAAAATGGCCAGAAAGATAATCATGACCAGCGAATAGAGCATGGTCAGCCGCTTGCGGCTCTTGCCAAAAAGATTTTCTTTCACTGCCCGCCGACCTCCAGCTTATAGCCAATGCCCCGGACGGTCTTAATGGCGGTTTCCCCGTCTCCCAAATCGAGTTTTTTCCGCAAAATCTTGATGTAGGAGTCGATATTGTTGGAGCTTACATCTGCCTCCATGCCCCAAATTCTGTCCAGCAGAATGTCGCGGGGCACCACAATTCCCAGATTCTGCACCAGCAAATCAAAAATCTGGAACTCACGGGGCGAAAGCTGAATGATTTCGTCTTTCTTCTTCAACACTTTCGTGGTACGGTTCAGTGTAAAGTCGCCCACTTCCACCTTGTCCTGCTGAATCTGCTGCGTGCTGCGGCGGCCCAAAGCCCGCAGGCGCGCCATAAGCTCTGCAAATTCAAATGGCTTCACCAGATAATCGTCTGCCCCGGCATCCAGCCCCGACACCCTGTCTTCCACAGAATCTCTTGCCGTGAGCATGAGAATGGCTTTGGCGTAGCCATCACTGCGCAATCGCTTGCATACGTCAATGCCGTTTTCTCCCGGCATCATCCAATCGAGAATCAATATATCGTAATCGGTGTACATGGCGTACTCATAAACTTCACTGCCATTGGTCACCCAATCGGCTTTTATCTTATTCTGCTCCAGCATATACTGCACTAATTTGCCCAAGCGACGGTCGTCTTCTGCCAATAAAACCCGCATAACCGCACCTCCAAAAATTATTTTCATTTCTATTATAAGCATCTTTTCTTGAAAATCCAATGAAAAGCTGTCTTTTTCTGGATATATAAATATGATTTATCCATCATTGGAATTATCTATAAGATTTTTTATAAAAACCTCTTGCAATTTTTTTAGTACCTGCTATAATGTATTTCTGTTAGCAGGTACTAAGATGTACCATAAATTTCAGGAGGTGAAACAAACCATGCGTGATTGCGAAAAGATTCTTGACCAGAAGCTGGGCAGCCGTGAATTTGCTGAAGCTTTCGAAGCAACTTCCATGGAGTATGATTTTATCGACCGCATTGCTGCTGCTTGCGCAAAACTTTCCAAAGCTGAAAAAGGCGAAAACTAATTTCCTAACATATATCGAAGTACGGCAAGAGGGGCTGACATGTCAAAATTTGACATGTCAGCCCCTCTTTTTCTATCGACTTTTTAATAGCGCTTACGCTTCACCGAAGATGGATAGCCCAAAGCCTCACGGTATTTCATGACCGTGCG
The Selenomonas ruminantium AC2024 DNA segment above includes these coding regions:
- a CDS encoding response regulator transcription factor, coding for MRVLLAEDDRRLGKLVQYMLEQNKIKADWVTNGSEVYEYAMYTDYDILILDWMMPGENGIDVCKRLRSDGYAKAILMLTARDSVEDRVSGLDAGADDYLVKPFEFAELMARLRALGRRSTQQIQQDKVEVGDFTLNRTTKVLKKKDEIIQLSPREFQIFDLLVQNLGIVVPRDILLDRIWGMEADVSSNNIDSYIKILRKKLDLGDGETAIKTVRGIGYKLEVGGQ